Sequence from the Ziziphus jujuba cultivar Dongzao chromosome 9, ASM3175591v1 genome:
agttCCATCTATAATGTTTCAGAATAATTAGGGTTAACCTTGCATTTCCCATGAGCTGATGAACTCATATGCACTGGAAAAAGAGCGAGTGATCCTCAAGAGATCAGAGGCCTCATCTTCAATGAGTTtagaacaaaataaagaaagttaTATTAGCAAACATACAATAATTATGAGTAATATTCAAGTCCATTCATATAGCTTACAAATTTGCAAATCTAAGTGATTACAGAACGTAGCTCATGATATCTGATTTATCATAACCATTAATTCATTAATAACTCTAGCTAGTATTTTCAAAGGGGAATTGAGATACAAAAGAGATTAGTTCTAATTTAACATAATTACTAATTAAGCTGATACAACAGTCAATCAAATTAAGAACAAaaactcaaattaagagataTTTAAGTTCCCCACACAAGTGATCATAACAAAAtcctaaaatcaaaatcaaatctcTGTCAACATATTTAAAGAAGAGAGACCCAAAATTCATTACCAAACTTGATATATTCAAAATCTACGAGAGATTGAACCATTATTAGTACTTCTCTCAAGCACATTGAACTTCAACGGAGGGACGGTAGGATTCCTTGGTGAGTCAGCTGAGTCATGACCTCCATAGATGGAATTTTCTTCATTAATCTTCCCCTCATCATGACTACCACTAGGCTTATTAGTTTGGTGAGCTTTTTCTCCTTCCAGTTCCCTGTATTTGTGCAAATACCTCTTCAACGGCTCGGCATAGTCATCGAAACCAAGAGTTGCTAAAGCCCAGCAAATATCATCACCATTTACGGTCTTCCTCTTCTCTTTTTGACATTTCTCAGATGCTTCTCCTGTAACGAAGCTTATGAACTCAGAGACACATTCCTGCATGGTTTCTTTAGCTTCTTTGGAGATTTTAGCATTAGGAGGCAAAATCTGCTTCATGATCCGGCCAACATTAGCTATTGGAAGCAACCGATCTTGCTCTTTGATAACCCCAATATCTTCACCTGAGGTACTGCCAGCACCTGCAGCCGTAAAATTGTACTTGAACCCTTCTCCCTCTGAATTGCTGCCTATGTTATCAACCATCTCTCTATAAAGAGAAACTCTAGATCCTGTCAAACACAGACACGTTGCTCCTCTCACTCGCTAGCTTCCTGCTCTTATAGGAAAGGCTTACATATGCCATCTTCATGTGTATGTGCATCATAGAGATGGTAAAGGTTTCCCAAcatgatgatgtggcatttGCAAGGCATCTAGTCTACCAGACAGTGTATCGTATTCGTCTCTTATAGACAATATCTGATTTAATTAAATTCAGAATGTTTACatagtaaatttttatttgttgattatGTTATCAAttgctaattttaaattttaaaatagaatatGACAACCTTTAATATTTTGCTACTGTAAAAATTTCTActttaataaagtaaaaaactGACTCGCTTGATACTATTATGCTAAGATTGCATTTAATCACAGAAGTTGGATTGGTCATGCTTGTTTATTTAGCCTGAGACTACTTTAaaaacctttatttttattttttatttttggatagatttttaaaattaaatttaaaaggttGATTTTATAGgttttcatataataataatatgtatacaATATACAAAAggcccattaaaaaaaataatgggcATATGTAGGGTTGTGGGAGCTGTCTACTACCGAAAGGGCTTAAAGTAAAAGACTTAAACTTATCAATTATAGACAAAATGGTCCCCCCGGGGCTTGGTCTTATTTtgatcttttttatatttaatactcTCAGTAAGTTTGAATAAAGCATGTTCAAATTATGCTACAAATTTGAATTTGTGGACTAGAAGATATGCACGTGTGCTTGTTCTAGTGTAGATACAACCAAATTAGGACCTGAAAAGAagggattaattaataatataaaaacccTAATGTTTGATTACCTACTACTTAGATTTTTACAT
This genomic interval carries:
- the LOC107426318 gene encoding nuclear transcription factor Y subunit B-1 produces the protein MVDNIGSNSEGEGFKYNFTAAGAGSTSGEDIGVIKEQDRLLPIANVGRIMKQILPPNAKISKEAKETMQECVSEFISFVTGEASEKCQKEKRKTVNGDDICWALATLGFDDYAEPLKRYLHKYRELEGEKAHQTNKPSGSHDEGKINEENSIYGGHDSADSPRNPTVPPLKFNVLERSTNNGSISRRF